The nucleotide window TTAGAGATTACTTGTTCACTGTTCACTGTTCACTGTTTACTGTTTACTGTTTACTGTTCACTGTTCACTGTTCACTGTTCACTGTTTACTGGTCAAAAGCTGACCTGAATTTAAGATAAACTCCTGAATATATCTGTATAGACAAAATAGACTATTTAAAAGATCATATCTTTTAAACATTTTACTTAGAATAACTATTTTAGAGACGGAGCAAGAAGCGATAGTTATTGCTTTAAAACCCCTCTATTTCAGGAGTTAAACTCGTTTTAAAAATTGTATCTCATGACAAACTTCCGAATTCAAGAAAAACAAAAAGACTTAGAGGTTCGGCTTGAAAAATTGAAATTTTTATTTTCTCAAATCGGGCAAAAAATCGAGCAGATTTATCAACAAGGCGATTTATCCCCTGTTGGATGTTGGATTGTTCGCTATCAAGCTAAAGGACAAGGAGGAAGTTATTGGTATTATAAATGGCAATCTCATCAAGCGATTTTTATCACTAAGCAGGGAACAAAATCTTATCAAAAATACATTGGAAAAGCCGGCAGTCCAGCTTTTAATCAAGCAGTAGAGATGATGATGCGCCGGAATTTAATAGAAGCATTACAAGCAGTTCATCATATTATAGAATTGGGACTATTGGATTTAGAAGAAGAAGCGTCCAGAGAGAATTAAGGGGAACTGTCCTTAACCTTTCTAGAGAATTCCTTAACAACTCACCAAATTGAGCAATATGGCCTAAAAATAGATTCATCTGTCTATTACATCAAAACTTGTATGGGCGCTAACAAACGAATTGGAATTCTCACCAGTGGGGGTGACTGTGCCGGATTAAATCCTGTCATTCGCGCTGTCGTTCATCATGCTAGAGGTAATTATAACTGGGATGTCTTGGGAATTTGCCAAGCGACTCAGGGGTTGATGACTCGTCCTCCTCAAGCGATCGAATTAGATATTCATGATATCGATCGCCTATTAACCCTTGGGGGGACAATGTTAGGAACAACCAATAAGGGTGATCCTTTTGCCTTTCCGATGCCGGATGGAACATTACAGGATCGCTCTGATGATATTATAGAAGGCTATCACAGTTTAGGATTAGATGCCCTGATTGGCATTGGGGGGGATGGCAGTTTAGCGATTTTGCGACGCATTGCCGAACAAGGGGGGTTAAACCTAGTGGGTATTCCTAAAACCATCGATAATGATGTCGGACTAACAGAAAATTCTATCGGGTTCGATACTGCCGTTAATATTGCTACAGAAGCCCTAGATCGTCTTCATTTTACCGCAGCGAGTCATAATCGAGTGATTATTCTAGAAGTGATGGGACGTGATGCCGGTCATATTGCCCTCAGTGCAGGAATTGCCGGCGGGGCTGATATTATTTTAATTCCAGAAATTCCCTATAAACTCGAAAATGTATGTCGTCATATTAAAAAACGTCAAGACCGGGGAAAACATTTCTGTTTAGTGATTGTTTCCGAGGCGGTTTGTACTGAAGGGGGAGAACCCGTTACCCAAATGCAACAATTTGGGGAATGTCGTTTAGGCGGTATTGGCCAATATATTGCTAGTCAAATTGCTGAATATACCGGGGCAGAAACCCGCGTAACCGTGTTAGGCCATGTTCAACGGGGGGGAATACCTTCAAGTAGCGATCGCCTCTTAGCTTCTGCTTTTGGGGTCGCCGCCGTAGATTTAATTGCTCAAGGTAAATTCGATCAGATGGTCGTCTGGCAAAATCGTCAAGTCTCTAGTGTACCTATTGCTGAAGCGATTAAACATTACAGAAATGTTGAGGCTGATGGAACAATGGTCAAAACCGCGAGAGGGTTAGGCATTTGTTTAGGCGACTAATAATAATGGATAATTAATTAATCCGGTTTCAAGCCTCTACTGTTGTAGGGTGCGTTAATAAAATGTAACGCACCACCTTCACGTCAAAGTCGATCCTAGAGGTTTGATCGCAGCTAACCCAAATATGTAGAAAATTGTAGAGAGCTTTGCAAAATTGAAACAACTACGCTAAACTGTAGTTAGTCGAGAGGAACTCTCATGAAAAAACCGACTGTCAAAGTAGTTAAAGTAACTACTACTGGTTTTGAACTCAGCGACGGGAGGTATTATCCGCACCCTGTCCCATTGACAGAAGAGGAATTACCTACCGTTGAGGAATTTCAAGAATACTACGACCATTGGTTCAATTTGTTAAGCATAGAACATGAAAGAGAAGTTGCTAACGACTGCTGAAACTTGCGAAATGCTCCATGTTTCACGCTGGACTCTAAAAAAATGGGAAGATTCTGAAGAATTAATTCCTATTAGAACAAAAGGAGGACATAGAAGATACAAATTGTCTGATGTCAATAGATTAATAGGCAATAAAATGACTTCTGAGGATACCAATCCTGACATCGTTGCTGTTTATTGCCGTGTTTCTTCTCATGAACAAAAAACCAAAGGGGATTTAGACCGACAAAAAGCCAGAGTTTTAGAACACTGCCTCAAGAAAAAATATAACGTTGAATATATTTTTACTGAGGTGGGGTCAGGGATGAATGATAATAGAAGCCAACTAAAAAGATTGTTTCATTTAGTCCGCTCCCATTTAATCAATAGGGTTCTAATTGAACACAAAGATCGCCTTACAAGATTTAATTATTCTTTCTTGGAGGCGTTTTTTAGTAGTCATGGCGTAGTAATTGAATGTCTTGAAAATATCCTCCCAAAGAGTTATGAGGCAGAATTGGTTGAAGATATAGTTTCGCTGATGGCTTCTATGAGTGCGAAAATATATGGAAAGCGTTCTGCTTGTAACAGAAAAAAGAAAGCTCATCTTTAATAACGTAAATGGAGACGAGCCATGCAATTAGTGCAAAGACATATAGTTAGCCAATCTCATTCTTATTGGAAATATTTTGACCAACAATGTTTTTTGTCTAAAAACTTGTTTAATCTCACTAACTATGAGATGCGCCAATATTTCTTTAGCACTAAGTCAGTTTTAGGATTTACAGAACTTTATCACAAAGTTTCTCAAACTGATGCTTACTACTCAATGCCTAATACTAAGGTAGCTAAACAAGTTATTAGGAGAATACATAAAGCGTGGGTGGGGTATAAATCAGCGCACAAAGACTGGCAAAAAAATCCACATAAATATCTAGGAGAACCAAGATTACCAAAATACAAACCCAAGGAAAAAGGGCGTTATATGCTCGTTTTCCCCCTAGAAACAGTTTCTAAGCCTTATTTAAGAAAAGGTAGAGTTAAACTCACTCCATGTCCAATTCAGATTGAAACAGGGCTTCAAGAAGTTATTGAAGTGCGTGTTGTTCCTCGTTCAGGATGTTATGTTATTGAGGTGGTTTATGAGCAACAAGAGTTAGAAAAAACAACAGGGAATATTGTAGCTGGATTAGATATAGGACTTGTTAACCTAGCCACTCTAACAACAAATCAGTCAGGTGTAAAACCTTTACTGATAAAGGGAGGGGCATTGAAAGCGATTAACACTTACTACAATAAACAAAAATCTAAAATCCAGTCTAATCTAGAGCTAAGACATAAAGTAAAAACAAGTAACCGACTTAATGCTTTAACTCATAAGCGTAACTGCCGAATAGATAACTATCTTCATACCACCAGCAGAAGAATCATTGATTGGTGTATTGCTAATCAAATAAATACTCTAGTTATTGGTAAAAATGAAGGATGGAAACAGTCAATTAACATTGGAAAGAGAAACAATCAACAATTCGTAAATGTCCCTCATGCAAAGTTAATTGACCAAATTATTTATAAGGCAACGTTAGTAGGAATTGAAGTAATTACAACCGAAGAGAGTTATAGTAGCCAAGCGTCCTTTCTACATTTTGACCCGCTTCCTAAATATGGAGAAAAGAAACCCAAATTTAGTGGCAAAAGAGTTTGTAGAGGACTATATAAATCAGATTTAGGAATCTTAAATGCGGACATAAATGGCTCGTATAACATCATCCGTAAACAAGTAAAGTCAAATGCTATCTTTGATAGCCATGACTTAAAGGCATTGCCGTTTATGCCTTCAGTGCTAGACCCACTGAGAACACACAACATCAATTTTCTACAAGTTGTGTGAACGGTTAGGAATTTAATAAACTATGGATGCCCAAGAATTACTCAGACGGTATGCTGATGGGGAAAGGGACTTTACTGGTGTTGACTTAAGAAATGTCAACTTGAGAGAAGCTGAATTTAGAGGAATTAATTTGAGTGGAGCTAATCTCAGTGGGGCTAAACTTGATTTGATTTCCTTTTCAGGTAATCTCGGTGGTGCTAACTTGAAGGGTGCTAGCATGAGAGGCTCTTGTTTGACTGGTTACTGTTTCCTCAACAACGCTAATTTGAGCCAAGCCAACCTGAGTGGCTCTGAACTGGTTTGCGCTAGGCTGATAGGAGCTAACTTGAGAGGAGCTATTCTCAGTAATACTAATCTGAGTGATTCTCTGCTGGGAAGTGCTGATTTGACAGAGGCATATCTCGGTAATGCTAATTTGACGAGAGCTAGGTTGAGGGGTGCTAATTTGAAAAGGGCTGTTTTTACTGGGGCGATTCTGATCGAGACTTGTTTTGGATCAGCCCAAAATTGGGACTGGGTTCATTTCGACAAAACCTTCTTCTGGAAAACTATACTGCCCGACGGAACTATTGTGGTCGCTCCCACTTATAGGAGCTACTACGACAAATGAGTGCGATTTCTCTTGTAGTGCTTCGCTGTGAAATGTAATGCACCACCTTTATATTAAACTGACGGTGCGTTACGCTGCGCTAACACACCCTACATAAGTAAGTACATAATTAAGAATTGAGTTGGCGGGTCAGATGAACCAGTTCAGGAAGGATTAATTTTTCTAAGGCTAGTTTAACGGCATTGGTTGAACCAGGAACAGAAAAGATCAGTTTTTGACGATAAACCCCCGCAATTGCCCTAGAAGCCATTGCCCTTGACCCGATTTCTTGATAACTTAACCAGCGAAATAATTCCCCAAATCCGGGTAAGGTCTTCTCTAATAATTGAACTAATGCGTCATAGGTGGTATCCCTCGGCGCAATTCCTGTTCCTCCGTTCAAAATAATCGCTTCTATTTCCGCACGATCGCCCAATTGGCTTAACTGAATTTGAATCTGTTGCGGTTCATCAGGAATTATGGTATAATATACCGTTCCATGTCCAGCTTGTTGAAGTAAGTGCTGGATTGTTTGACCACTGCGATCGGTTTCGGGGGTACGGGTATCACTCACCGTAATTACAGCACAGTTAACGGCGATCGCTTCTTGATCTCGATGAGGAATAAAATTCATATTAGTCATTAGTTATGAGTCAACAGTCATTAGTTATGAGTCAAAGATCTTGATTTGTTAACACTCAAAGGTAGATTCACCAGTTCATGTCCTTTAAGCTAGAACCAGATATAGATTTAACAAACTAATGACCAGTGACCAATGACTAATAACTAATGACCAGTGACTAATAACTAATGACTATTTTACGCTTTAGTAAATTCTAATCCGTGTTCTTGTGCATAACGTTCCATAAAACGCATGAAGCGCTCCCATTCATCCGGAGAATTCATAATCAATATAGCTTCAATGGCGTGAGGCTTTCCATTGATAAATTTCCCTTTTACTTCCCTAGAGACGATTTCTCCTTCTGAGTCGATTAAATACATCCCTGTGACTTCTTGGGTTTGCTCATCCGCAAAAATGTTGGGAGACTCAAAATAAAATGTAGCTGTACCACTATCTCCAGTACGAGACCGAGTTAATCGAATAGTCGGAATTGCGTCTTCTACTAAGCCTCTTGCGAATTGAATTTGTGCCATTCTGTTTCCTATCAATTTTAATTTATTATACATTTCTTAATCATCTCACAGAAAAGGAAATAGACAATAGGGGAACAGATTTATGCACCAGCATCAAAAGAGTCACCCTACAATTGAGTAGTATGTTTATTAATCCTCACCAGTACAATGGTATTACTGGAAGCCGAAGTCCATTCATCTTTACTGGGTTATCTCAGAACCCATAACCGCTCAAATTGGATTCATCATTTAACGATGGCGCGAATTGTCTCCCGGGCGTTGCGTTTACAACGGAGTGCTTTAATTCAAACGGGAAGTACATCATCTCGCTATAATGTCAGTTATCTGACTCCTGCTTTATTGACGGACAGTCCTTTAATTTTGGTTGTCCCTGAGTTCCTTCAAGAAAAATTGTTACAAGTGGATATTCCTCAACTTCAAGAGTGGTTGGAGTCGGATAAATCCATTTATGCTGGCGATCGCTGGCCTTTCCCTGAATTTGACGGAGTGATGGTGACTTCCCCTCAAGCTTGGTTGAGCGATCGCGTTGAGAAAAAAGGCTATTTTCCCCCAGATATTCCTACTCTCATTGAAGGCGCAAATGAATTAGAAGAATGGGCGAGAACGTATCTAACGGTTTCTATTGTCTCTCAAGACTGGAATAATCTGATCGATCGATGTTGCGCTCAAGCTGAATTCATTCGAGATGTACGAGTTAAACTGACGAAAGAGATTTTTAATCGTCCTAAAAATCCCTATGAATGTTATTTAATTGAGCAATACGAAAAAGATTTATTACAAGATCTCTGTGATTTGATCGCCTCAGAAATTGAAGAAAATTCTCCCTTTGTGGAATTTTGTCGTCAAAGTGAGACGGAAAATCAAATCCTCTGGATCTCAGTTGATCGAGAAAAGGGGCAATTTACTTTACATAGTAGTCCGGTTAAAGTTGCTGATGATTTACGTCCGATTTGGCAACAACAACCTATCGTTTTTATGGGGGGATTTTTAGATAGTGAGAAAGAAGCGACGATTTATCGTCAAAAATTGGGAATAGGAGATTTATTATGTCTGAAATTTAATCCTAACCGCAGTAGTGAATATATTCATCTCTATTTACCCGCTCGTCTTCCTTTGCCGAATACTCCTGAATTTAAAACGGTATTAATTCAGCAAACTTATCGTTTAGTGAGTCTTTGTTATCATATTGAACGACCTATAGTTATTGTGGTTGATGATGTTCCTTTAAAGGCTCAAGTGGGGTCAGTTTTAGCGGCTGAATTTGGCTCTAGAGTTGTGGTAGAAAGACAAGAATTAGAAAAGAATGCCATTTTAGTTTGTGGTTGGAATTTTTGGCATCAAAATCAAGAGTTATTCCCCACTCCTCAATTGTTAGTTATTGCGACTTTGCCTATTCCTTCTCCAGAAAATCCTTTAGTTGCTGCCCAAGTGACTTATTATAAAAATCAGCGACAAGATTGGTTTAGGGTTTATTTATTACCCACAGCGTTAAAAGAAATTCAACGGGCGGTTATGCCTTTACGAGAGTCTCAAGGGGTGGTTGCTTTGTTGGATAGTCGGGTCAATTTTCGCAGTTATGGGACTCAAATTTTAACCGCTCTTGAACCTTATGCCGGGATGAATTATATTGATAATGATTGGTTTTTTTAAAAGGGTTGATTATTGTCCGCAGATGAACACGGATGAACACGGATAAGAGGCTCATCACTAATATAAGTGGAAGGATTATAAGGATAGGTTAATGCTATTGGGAAATAAAGTGTTTTTTTAAGATTTCTGATAAGTATTCATATTGCTCAATTGTGTTGTAAATTTGGGCTGAGATTCTAATATATTTTTGATTGGATTTCCAAGGAACGGTCGGCACTTCTATTTTAAATTCTTTTAACATTCTATTATACAATAATTCACCGGATAAAGCAATATTTTCTAAACTAATTGAAGCCATCGATCCGATCATTTCATCGGGACAAGGAAGGCTTACTTGTAGGGTTTGAGCTAGAAGATTCCTAGCCTCTAAAACAAGTTGATGATTATGTTTCCATACATCTGGCCATCCTTGAGGCAGTAATGAACCCATAAATTGAATCGCTTTAGGAACGGATAAATAAGCGGTCGGATCATCTGTCCCCATCCAATCAAATTCTAAGCGAAAAAATGAGCGATCGCTTCTAGGAGAGTTAGCGCCATGACTAATAATTAAAGGACGGATTAACTCTTGTTTATCGGGTCGAACATAGAGAAATGCAGCACCTTTGGGAGCGCATAACCATTTATGACAATTACCGGTGTAATAGGCTGCTCCGATACTATCAATATTAACAGGTATTTGTCCGGGGACATGAGCCGCATCAACTAGAGTGTCTATCCCTCGGTTAGCTAATTCTTTAACTAAAGTTTCTATGGGGAAAATTAAAGCGGTAATACTGGTAATATGATCTAATAAAGCTAATTTAGTTTTAGGGGAAACATGGGCTAAAATTGCCTCTGTTATTTGTTGAGGAGAGTGGAGGGGGAAAGGAACATCCGCTATAACAACTTTAGCACCGGTTCGGTGAGCGATAAAATTAACCGCATTCAGACAAGCATTATAGGTATGATTGGTAATTAAAATTTCGTCTTCCGGTTGAAAAGAGAGGCAACGTAAGACAGTATTTACCCCAAAAGTTGCATTAGGAATAAAGGCTAAATTATCCCCATCAGCATTAATAAAATGGGCTAATTCTTGTCTTGCTTGATCGAGTAACCCCTCTAATTCTCTGGCTAAAAAGTGGAGGGGTTGACGTTCTAATTTTTGTCGGAGGGAATTTTGATAGTCTAAAACAGGAATAGGAGTCGCTCCATAAGAGCCATGATTGAGAAAATAAATGTTTTTGTCAAGTAACCAATGGTGTTGCATTTTGTAGGGTAGGTACTACTTACCAAAACTGATTAATCTAATTTTAAATTACAAATTGGCTTGAACCTAATCCTTAAAATTTTGTAGGGTGGGCACTGCCCACCTTTTTAGTAAACAGTAAACAGTTAACAGTTATAGCAAACGTCAAGACACTTAGAACATTTTTTCAACCTTAAATCTCTTGCATAAAACAAAGGCAAACTTTTGACTTACTTGGTGCAAGAAGTCGATGATTTTAAATAACTAAGATGACTATAAGCCATAAATTGAGTTATAACTGATGAATAATAGCCAAATTGACCTTTAACCTGATGTTAACTCGTCTATTCCTCATATTGATAACTTTATTCTTAAATGTCCCTCCTAATCCCATTCTTGCTCAAAACATCGATCAACTGTTTGAACAAGGCAACGCCGCCCAAAATGAGGGAAACTTTACAGAAGCAGAACGGATTTTTCGCCAAGTCATAAAAATTAATCCTAACAATGCAGATGCTTACAGATATCTGGGCATTGCCCTAAGAAATCAAGGGAAGTTGGAAGAGGCGATCGCAGCCTACAATACAGCCATCGAAATCAATCCTAATTATGCAGAAGTCTACAACAATCTGGGGGTTGCCCTATACTATCAAGGGAAGTTAGAAGAGGCGATCGCAGCTTACAATACAGCCATCGAAATCAATCCTAATTATGCAGAAGTCTACAGCAATCTGGGCTTTGCTCTATCTAATCAAGGGAAGTTAGAAGAGGCGATCGCAGCCTACAATAAAGCCATCGAAATCAATCCTAATTATGCTTTTGCTTACATAGGTCTGGGGATTGCCCTATACAATCAAGGGAAGTTAGAAGAGGCGATCGCAGCTTACAATAAAGCCATCGAAATCAATCCTAATTATGCAGAAGTCTACAGCAATCTGGGCTTTGCCCTATACAATCAAGGGAAGTTAGAAGAGGCGATCGCAGCTTACAATACAGCCATCGAAATCAACCCTAATGATGCTTTTGCTTACAACAATCTGGGGATTGCCCTATCTAATCAAGGGAAGTTAGAAGAGGCGATCGCAGCCTACAATACAGCCATCGAAATCAACCCTAATGATGCTTTTGCTTATAACAATCTGGGGGTTGCCCTATACAATCAAGGGAAGTTAGAAGAGGCGATCGCAGCCTACAATACAGCCATCGAAATCAACCCTAATGATGCTTTTGCTTACATAGGTCTGGGGATTGCCCTACATGATCAAGGGAAGTTAGAAGAGGCGATCGCAGCCTACAACAAAACCTTAAGTTTAGCAGATAAGAAAGCAGATCGCGCTAGCGTTCACACTTTAGCTCACACTACTTTAGGTTATGCTCTTCAGCAACAAGGGAAATTAGAAGAAGCTATTGCAGAATATGAAAAAGCCCTTAAAATCGATCCTAACAACACAACTGCTCAAAACAACCTGAAAGAAGCACTAATTCAATTAACCATAAAACTCTATCCTAGCCTAACAGTAGTAGATGAACAAAAACACATCCCCTGGGACGAACCCTTAATCAAAGAATTACGAGCAACAGTGCGAATTATTGCCCTAGTTTCCCCAGAGGGTTATTCTATCGCTTCAGGTTGGGTAGTCAAGCGCTCTGGTGATACAGTTTGGATTGTGACTAACCGCCATGTTATCAGCGATCGGAAAACTCAGCGCCTCGCTACTGACATAAAAGTTCAGTTTTTTAGTGAATTGGAAGACCCCCAGCGCCCTCGCTACACAGCTACCATAGAAAAATTCACTGATCAGGGTGAGTCATTAGATTTAGCTGTCTTGAAAGTAAGCGGCATTCCCTCAGACATTCAACCCTTAACCCCTTACACCGGCAGACTTAATCGTAATACTCCCGTACAAGTGATCGGACATCCTAATGCCCTTGAAATACCTTGGAATACTTCCAAAGGAGATGTTATGAACTACAATCCTAACAATTCCACTTTTCCGATCGATGCTTATGTCAGTCAAGGTAATTCAGGGGGGCCAGTGATTAACGAACAAAAGCAGATTATTGGCATGATGGTAACGATTAGAAGAAGAGAAGAAGTTGCTATTGCTTATAATCCCAATGAACCAGCCCCCAATTTAGATGATATTGTTCCTGCTACGGGTGATGCAGGTATAGCCTATCGTATTGATATTGTTATGGAAAAATTGCAGAGTTGGGGCATTTTACCTTAATTACCATATATGACTATCAATAAAAAGACGTAGAGACATTGCATGCAACGTCTCTACAGGACAAATTAAGGGAGTTTATATTTATCAACAAGCATGAAGCTCTATTTATGCCCAGGTACTTAGTCCATCAAAAATTTATGAAATCATAAAATTATATAATCAAACCCTCTTACCCAAATTTACCGAAGCTACTAACCTTACTTAGGAGTAAAATTAATGAAATTAAAATTAGGATTTTTTGGCTTATCATTACTACTGAGTTTTCTTCCCCTTTCCGTGAATGCTTGTCCTAATGGAAACCCCCAAGCATTAGCTTATATTCGCCGAGATAACAACCGATGTGAGGGACTCTTACAAGAGACAATTACTCGTGCTTTTGAATTAGTTTCCTTTTCTACCCAAAACTTAAGCAGTAACTACCCAAATACCCTTAAAATACGAGTTCCTACCTCTAATCGAATTCTCCCAAATATTACCCTAGAATCCCCCTATCGAAACTATTATTTAAGTCAATTACAACCAAGTTTTACCCCTAAAGGATACACTTTTGACCTTAATACTTACGTCCTCAAACAGGCTAAAATTCCCCCTCAAACTCTCTTGTCCACTGCTTTTATTGAGGAAGATTCAAAACGGGTTTTTCTGCCCGTAATATTAGGACAAGCTTCCGATCAATATGTGTTTATTATTTATAGTCCTCAACCGATGAAAATTCCTAAATTTGAAATCCGCAGAAATGGTAAAACAGTTTACAGTAATCCTCGTAATATTCCCCAACGTAATTATATATCGTTTACTTGGAAATATGGACAAGCACCGGCGGGACAGTATGAACTTTATTTAGAAAATGACCAAAAGAAATCAACTCGCTTTTACTTTAACCACTATCCCAATTTATTAAAATAAAAAAAATATGCTTCCGAAAAATATACCCCCTCCCAAACGGAGACGAACGATTAAACTTATAAGCAGTAAATTCATACAAATATTTAGCAGAGTTTGGCGATTTATAACTAAAAATAGTAGTAAAATTTTCAAAAATAGATCAGCCTCATGGCAAAAAGTCAGAGGATGGGATAAAGTCTTTGCTGTAGGGTTACTCATTTTCTGGTTAGGACTGATTTTAGGTAACTTTGTTTTTAAAGGGTTATATGTCTTTGAAGGCAACTTACTGGTGACAGAAATGAACTTTACTTATGGTGGATATGTAGATAAAACCTTTTTAAAAACCTTTGATGCTATTGAAAGTTTAGACATCCAAGGAAAACAAAAAGAACCTTTAACCTTAACCGGAAAATTTACCAGCGATGATGACACCCTTAACCAAAACCTCAGTAAAATAAAACAACTCGAAATAGAGTTTTCTTATACGACTAGCCGTGTAATTTTTGCTCCTACCCAACCGAGTGAATTAACTTTAGACACTTTAATAATTCCCCCTAATACTCAAGTCAATCAACTAAATTATCAAGATAAATACAATCAATTATCCTTTTGTTTGCAAGCTGCCGAACTTCAATTAAATTCATGTTATATCAATGAATATGAAACCTCTAATCAAGATTTATTCTCTGTAGGCAAATTAGACTTAAAACTAGGACAACAACTCATTACCGTTAGTTTAGCAATGGTTAATATTCCTCAACTCGGTATTAAAGCCCATCTAAATAACCCTCAAGAAATTACCTTTCAATTTACTCCCAATGTTGATCAATCCTTACTAACCCTACTTTCTCCAAGTCAAATTTATCTTAAATTACCTGACCCTAATTCCTCTAATTCTTCTCAAATTGAAAACAACCTTGATGTTAAAAATGTTCAATTTTCTCAGTATGAAAACCCCCAAACAGTTACAGAAAAATTTAAACAATCTACTGTCTTAAAAGGAGAAGTCCGCTTAGGAGATGAAATTATCAAACTTCAACAAAATCAATTTTTAACTATTTTATCAAAACCCGGTATTAAAAAAATATACTCAATTAAAATCAAAACAGAATCTCCCCAAGGATTAGATGTATTATTCACAGGAGAAAGTACAGGAATTGCTACAGGACTTTATGAAGAGTTACCCGTCCAAACCCTTGAACCCAGTTGGTTATCTCAATATTTATCTGAAGAAGCGATCGCTGCTATTATCGGGTTTATTAGTGCATTTACGGGTATTTTAATTCCTCGATTATTTCCTGAACCTTCACAAAAACCCTAATCATACCATTTCTGAAAAATCAAACTACAGTCTTTGATACGTCACCGGACGCATCCTACAATTTGAGTGAGAAGATTGTGGAGTTACAATTTTCAGAATTGGTATTAAATAACGGCGATGTGATCAAAATCACCTC belongs to Gloeothece citriformis PCC 7424 and includes:
- a CDS encoding serine protease, coding for MLTRLFLILITLFLNVPPNPILAQNIDQLFEQGNAAQNEGNFTEAERIFRQVIKINPNNADAYRYLGIALRNQGKLEEAIAAYNTAIEINPNYAEVYNNLGVALYYQGKLEEAIAAYNTAIEINPNYAEVYSNLGFALSNQGKLEEAIAAYNKAIEINPNYAFAYIGLGIALYNQGKLEEAIAAYNKAIEINPNYAEVYSNLGFALYNQGKLEEAIAAYNTAIEINPNDAFAYNNLGIALSNQGKLEEAIAAYNTAIEINPNDAFAYNNLGVALYNQGKLEEAIAAYNTAIEINPNDAFAYIGLGIALHDQGKLEEAIAAYNKTLSLADKKADRASVHTLAHTTLGYALQQQGKLEEAIAEYEKALKIDPNNTTAQNNLKEALIQLTIKLYPSLTVVDEQKHIPWDEPLIKELRATVRIIALVSPEGYSIASGWVVKRSGDTVWIVTNRHVISDRKTQRLATDIKVQFFSELEDPQRPRYTATIEKFTDQGESLDLAVLKVSGIPSDIQPLTPYTGRLNRNTPVQVIGHPNALEIPWNTSKGDVMNYNPNNSTFPIDAYVSQGNSGGPVINEQKQIIGMMVTIRRREEVAIAYNPNEPAPNLDDIVPATGDAGIAYRIDIVMEKLQSWGILP
- a CDS encoding aminotransferase class V-fold PLP-dependent enzyme; translated protein: MQHHWLLDKNIYFLNHGSYGATPIPVLDYQNSLRQKLERQPLHFLARELEGLLDQARQELAHFINADGDNLAFIPNATFGVNTVLRCLSFQPEDEILITNHTYNACLNAVNFIAHRTGAKVVIADVPFPLHSPQQITEAILAHVSPKTKLALLDHITSITALIFPIETLVKELANRGIDTLVDAAHVPGQIPVNIDSIGAAYYTGNCHKWLCAPKGAAFLYVRPDKQELIRPLIISHGANSPRSDRSFFRLEFDWMGTDDPTAYLSVPKAIQFMGSLLPQGWPDVWKHNHQLVLEARNLLAQTLQVSLPCPDEMIGSMASISLENIALSGELLYNRMLKEFKIEVPTVPWKSNQKYIRISAQIYNTIEQYEYLSEILKKHFISQ